The following DNA comes from Mya arenaria isolate MELC-2E11 chromosome 11, ASM2691426v1.
TACAACGTTTATTATGCCAGCTACACCGTTTATCATCCCAGCTACACCGTTTATCATTCCAGCTACACCGTTAACCATCCCAGCTACACCGTTTATTATTCCAGCTATACCGTATAGCATTCCATCTACACCGTTTATCATTCCAGCTATACCGTTTATCATTCCAGCTACACCGTCTATCATTCCATCTACACCGTTTATTATCACATTCCAGCTACACCGTTTATCATTCCATCTACACCGTCTATCATTCCATCTACACCGTCTATCATTCCAGCTACACCGTCTATCATCCCAGCTACACCGTTTATCATTTTATCTACACCGTCTATCATTCCAGCTACACCGTCTATCATTCCAGCTACACCGTCTATCATTCCAGCTACACCGTCTATCATTCCATCTACACCGTTTATCATTCCAGCTACACCGTTTATCATTCCAGCTACACTGTTTATTATTCCAGCTACACTGTTTATTATTACATTCCAGCTATACCGCTTATTATTACATTCCAGCTATACCGTTTATCATTCCATCTACACCGTTTATCATCCCAGCTACACCGTATATCATCCCAGCTACACCGTTTATCATTCCAGCTACACCGTTTATCATTCCATTCCAGCTGCACCGTTTATTATTCCAGCTTCACCGTTTATCATTCCATTACAGCTGCACCGTTTATCATTCCATTCCAGCTACACCGTCTATCATCCCAGCTACACCGTGTATCATCACAGCTACACCGTTTATCATTCCAGCTACACCGTTTATCATCCCAGTTACACCGTATTATATACGGTATACCATTTCATTCCAGCTACACCGTTTACCATTTTTTAGAAGATAATacttgttttgttgtttttttcgcaaAAAGAGGTCAAACAATTTCCGTATTTTACACATCAACGATATGAATAACGTTGACGAATCCGTCTGAAGCGGCGATATACTGGTTGTTATTGCTCCCAACGACAAGTTCATagattcaagatttattattAGCAAACTATTTAGATGGCCATGGTCCATGTGGACTAATAAACACACTACACAGTGTGTTCAGATGATTCAATGCATAAGCATATactacaaacttaaatattaaccaaaaataagtttaaattgataaacaaatatcattgataatCTCCTACCCATAATCAAGTTATTTGTTTACTGTACACTGTGACTATGTAACACAATGACCTGTGATACATGGACAACTGCTACACATCTTTTTTTCTATCGTTAGATTTGctgattatatataaaaaaataaatataaaatagtattGCTTTAGACCGTCCTTGTGAGGTCTGACTATATAAAACTGTACACATTCATGCGTGCCAATTTCCTAAGAGCTATAAGCACCcgtttttaaaaacatctcatccttttcaaaacaaaaataaattacatcaaGATTTTTGCACTAGATGTTTTTGATATGTTGAGTCTTGAAAAGAAGCCttttctgttttgaaaaatatttgttcaccGCCGTTACGTAACTTCATACTGTAGATGTACGCCAAGATAATCTCTCTATCACCAAATCACCGTGTTAGTTCGGTGCCAGAGACGAAAGCAGCAATAGTTTGTTTGGAAAAGAATATTTACCCAACATGAAACGATTCACAAGATATTTGCGCAAGGAAACATAGGGCTCTGGATTAGATAAAAAACGATAGTTTTACTAATTATCCAATGATTTGTATGAGAAAACATCGCCTGAGCTCCAGCCGGCTGTGAAAGCTGGGTAATTGGGGCCTCATGTGGAAGCTATACAGCCTACTTATGGCGGCAGTATGTGGCCTCCAGTTGCCTCCCCTCCGCCGACGCCGCCTTCCGCCACCCGTGTGTGGTCCGCTTGCTCACGTCCGCGTGCAGGAAACCAGAAGTTCTTGCATACACTTGTAGGTTGTTTGGTCTGCCAGACATTACCGAATGAACATGGGGAGGGGAGCAGACCACAGATGTGGTGGCGCGATTACAGGGGGACAAACCACATGTGTGGTGACGCGAATACAGGGGGAATGTGTGGTTACGCAAGAACAGGTTGACAGCCTCGTTTGTGGTAACGCAAGTACATGGGGACAGACCGTTTGTATGGTGACGCAAGAACAAGGGGACATATGTGTGGTGACGCATGTACAGGGGGACAGACCACATTTGTGCTGACGCAGTCACAGGGGGACAGACCACATGTGTGGTGACGCAAGTACAGGGGGACATACCACAGGTATGGAGACGCATGCACAGGGACAGACCACATGTCTGGTGACGCATGCACTGGGGGACAGACCACATTTGTGGTGACGCAAGTACAGGGGGACAGACCACATGCGTGGATTCACCTGTATATGGAGACAGATCACATGCTTGGTGACGCATGTGCAtgtggcggggggggggggcagacaACAAGTGTGGATAAGCATGTTCAGAGGGACATACTACATGTGTGAATAAGCAACATGCTTGGTGACGCATGTGTGcatgtggtggtggtggtggggggggggggggcgaagTCGCATAATGTATAGGGCGACAGACAGCAGGTTTGGATAAGTAGGTCCAGGGGTACAGACCACGGGTGCGGAGACGTATATGCAGAGGGACAGACCGTATTCATGGAGACGTGTAAATGAGAtgcattaatatattaatatatccCGCAGTTAAACAGCATGTGACCGTATTAAGATTGCTTTTTACGCCCACTTACTTTATTCTATTAGTATGCATCAGCTTTCCGTGGtatattatgacattattaTAGGCAGACCCCGAGGTATATTTTCAGTGTGTCGTAAACTAGTTTAACAAAACACACTAGAGCAGCAacatgtaaaagaaatggaTACTCATGGACAAGGCAAGAAGAAAACAGATCGAGTAGAGACTATATATCAATAAACTCATTGTGCCGctgcaaacaaaaaattaagTATGGCCAATTTATCTTCGTCAGTATTTCTCCGAACTGGAGACAAACTAGTTTACTTGTATTTATCAAGTTATGTAATCCGAAATATCTGGCAATGAGTCAGACAAGAACTATCAATACCCAATTGTCGCGGATAAAAATACGAGGATGTTTGCTCACAATTAATGATAGTCGCCACAATATTTCTCACGAGCTTCGATGAAAACCCCGCAGCCCTATTGAGACCCCGTATCTTTTCAAAGCAAACAAATCCTTACAAAATGAGTTTTGTGATGATACAGGGTTAAACAAACTTCTCTTTGCGATACCTTTACATAATAGGCAATACTCTAATTGCCTTTTTACCTTTTTCTTAACTTTCTGCGACGTCTAAGTTATAATTTGGAAAATCAAACAACCCCGCATACCAGGTAATTACAGGTTAACACATGCAGCTTTTAGGActgaaaacagttatttctgaaacattttcaacgttttgattgtataaatattaaggCAATATGTTTATAGGCAAACATTTCTATGATCCCGTGCAACATAAGGTAGACTTACTTCAAAGAGTTCTGCACGGCATGCTGAGGTCCAAATACCAATCCTATAAATCAGTTGAGATGTGGCCTCATTGGTTTGCGTGCACTACTTACATGATATACGAGACATGCTAATATACAagatttaaacatgaacatgtgttttgtaaaaacatgaataaaataatgtatttgtcacaaagtaaaaaaaaccaGGAAAGTTATGGTGCGTTTTATATATTACGCGaacattaatttatcaaaacagttttcaatataacaaaGAGGCCTTGTGAGTCTGCTGGTGGATATCGCAGTTCTTGTGAGTCTGGCGGTGGATGTCGCAGGCCTTGTGGGTCTGGTGGTGGTTGTCGCAGGCCTTGTGAGTCTGGTGTTGTTTGTCGCAGGCCTTGTGAGTCTTGTGTTGATTGTCGCAGGACTTGTGAGTCTGGTGTTGATTGTCGCAGGCCTTGTGAGTCTGGTGTCGTTTGTCGCAGGCCTTGTGAGTCTGGTGTTGTTTGTCGCAGGCCTTGTGAGTCTGCTGGTGGATATCGCAGTTCTTGTGAATCTGGCGGTGGATGTCACAGGCCTTGTGAGTCTGTTGGTGTTTGTCGCAGGCCCTGAGGGTCAGATGGTGGTTGTCGCAGGCCTTGTGAGTGTGGTGGTAGTTGTCAGTGGCCTTGTGAGTCTGGTGGTGTTTGTCGCAGGCCTTGTGAGTCGGGTGGTGGTTGTCGCAGGCCTTGTGGGTCTGGTTGTGGTTGTCGCAGGCCTTGTGAGTCCGGTGGTGGTTGTCGCAGGCCTTGTGGGTCTGGTGGTGGTTGTCGCAGGCCTTGTGAGTCCGGTGGTGGTTGTCGCAGGCCTTGTAGGTCTGGTGGTGGTTGTCGCAGGCCTTGTGAGTCCGGTGGTGGTTGTTGCAAGCATTGTGTGTCTTATGGTGGTTGTCGCAGCCATTGTAAGTCTTGTGGTGGTTAACGCAGGCCTTATGAGTCTTGTGCTGGTTGTCGCAGGCCTTGTGGGCTGATGGTTGTTCTCGCAGGCCTTGTGGGTCTGGTGGTGGTTGTCGCAGGCCTTGTGGGTCTTGCGGTGGTTGTCGCAAGCCTTGTGAGTCTTGTGTTTTTTGTCGCAGGCCTTGTGGGCTGATGATAGTTGTCGCAGGCCTTGTGAGTCTTGTGGTGGTTCTCGCAGGCCTTGTGGATCTGGAGGTGGTTAACGCAGGCCTTGTAAGTCTTGTGCTGGTTGTCGCAGGCCTTGTGGGCTGATGGTTGTTGTCGCAGGCCTTTTGGATCTGGTGGTGGTTGTCGCAGGCCTTGTGAGTCTTGTGGTGGTTGTCGCTGGCCTTGTGGGTCCGGTGGTGAGTTTCGCAGGCCTTGTGGATCTGTTGGTGAGTGTCGCAGGCGCTGTGATTCTGGTGCTGGTTGTCGCAGGCCTTGTGGGTCTGGTGCTGGTTGTCGCAGGCCATGTGGGTGTGGTGGTGATTGTCGCAGGCCTGTGTCTTGTGCTGGTTGTCGCAGGTATTGTGGGCTGATGGTTGTTGTCGCAAGCCTTGTGAGTCTTGTGTTGGTTGTCGCAGGCCTTTTTGGTCTGGTTGTGGTTGTTACAGGCCTTGTGTGTCCGGTGGTGCTTGTCGCAGGCATTGTGGGTCTTATGGTGGTTGTCGCAGGCCTTGTGAGTCTTGTGGTGGTTAACGTAGACCTTGTGAGTCTTGTGCTGGTTGTCGCAGGCCTTGTGGGTCTCGTGGTGTTTGTCGCAGGACTTGAGAGTATTGTGCTGGTTGTCGCAGGCCTTGTGTGTCTGGTGGAGCTTGTCGCAGGCCATGTGGGTGTGGTGGTGATTGTCGCAGGCCTTGTGGGTCTGGTGGTGGTTGTCGCAGGCCTTGTGGGTCCGGTGGTGAGTGTCGCATGCCTTGTGAGCCTGGTGCTGGTCGTCGCAGGCCTTGTTGGTCTGGTGCTGGTTGTCGCAGGCTTATGGGTCTGGCGGTGGTTGTCGCAGGCCTTGTGCGTCTTGTGGTGGTTGTCGCAGGCCTTGCGAATCTGGTGGTGTTTGTCGCACGCCTTGTGAGTCTGATGGTGGTTTTCGTAGGCCTTGTGAGTCTGGTGTTGTTTGTCGCAGGCCTTGTGAGTATTTGCTGGTGGTTGTCGCAGTTCTTGCGAGTCTTACGGTGGATTTCGCAGGCCTTATGGGTCTGGTGGTTTTGTGTCGCAGGCCTTGTGGATCTGTTGGTGGTTGCCACAGGCCTTGTGGTTCTGGTGGTGATTGTCGCAGCGGCTACTTCCCTTTATAGTACTAGGTCTTGTGCTTTTCATGGCATTACTACGATAACAATACAATGGAAGAACCAGGTTTAAGCCCCTTTTAAAACTGACATATTCGATAAAACTGTTACTTTGATGAATAAGCATTTAAGCGGCAACCACAagttacttaaataaaaataatagaattttatttttatttcaaataccttcaattttcaattttgaaagatgtacttatcaaatatttttagaacCGGAGAAATCAACCCCAGCATAGTATTAGCTAGAAATCAGCATCTGTCCTATCGCGGCGGCGGACATGCTGTTCGACCAGTTCCCGGTTTAACGTGGTAAGACTCACAAAGGTCAATGAATTAGCCCGAGCTTGTATCTGTTCTTTATTGACGACTGATTGAATAATTTGGAACATAATTCACGAAATAAGAGAACgacatatatttaattttccGACATGCAATGCTGTTGTGTTTAATCAAAGTAGTAAAAactgaagaaaaagaaatatgtgCACGGACAATATTTCGGAATATGTTGATGTTAATAAATTACAACTAGgattaaacataacaaaacaatggatatatatacacatatatctgCGTTTTGCTTCAATTATCGGTCTTACGGACAGAGTTATTGCTTAAGACGGAATCCTACCTTCAACTACCAAGTTTCGGGTTACTGAGAGCTTTATACGGCAGTGAAATATGGGGTGGCCTACATCCATCACAAATCAGATGTCTGGAAAGGGTTCAGTGATAATATGTCATGttatttcaacacaatataCACGAAGTGATATTGCTTTCAGCAGCGGCTTTTACTCACTtgaaaacttaataaaataaaggaaacGCATTTAAAGGGGTTATTTCATGAATTGTATTTTTCAACTGctgagcttgtccctgtatttttcattatagTGTTGTAACATGCACTTTTTACGGCGTATTTTCTTCACTGTACAggcgtgggttcgatccccattAAAACCAGGCTTTTTATACTTTAGTTGCATTTTTCTGcgattttgatatcaaatattaaaatgattaagataaaaatgttttcagatCATTCACCGGGAAAAATCATTTTCCTTCCCAAActtgagcgagtccctttaaataataaaaacagagTGAAACGTAACTTTCTTCGAAGATATAAAAATGCATCTTTCTTAATAAAACCTGTATTTCTTTTTCGAAAACATTAGATGTAAACTCAAAATGGATACAGCAATTACAAACTTTgttcaacaattttaaaatgagaaaaaacaGAAATCATTTTTTCGGGGTTTGCCAGagtacatttttgttgtttaaatctTGCAGTTTATTCAGCAGATTCTATATGAAATAGCAAATATTGAGTGTTTCAGCTTTAACAGTTATTAGAAggtaatattgatgatgatgatgatgatgatgatgatgatgatgatggctgtgctggcacgacattggacattggacattgaaaagtgaaagtcgtgctggcacaacattggacattcaaaattgaatgttgtgctggccgacattggacattcaaaaatgaatgtcgtgctggcacgacattggacattcaaaatcgaaatggcacgacattgggcattcaaaataTGTCGTGCTGGTTAGTTGTCTAgctaataaatattaattttggacCCATGATAGACAGAGACTTCGAATGATCCTTTAAGATAGATTTAAGCAGTTCACGCGTCCATGAGCTGAATAATACGGGACCTGTTGTCGAatttaactgtttgttttatatttgaacaattattgagcgcgatatttatgaaatgttgcAGATGTTAGCaccaataaattgaaatccaaattgaacataattatagtcaTTGTATACATAAAGGCAGTAGATATATCACTACATAATGATTCTAtacaattgttattgtataacgTTATTATGAGTAATTGTTTGGTGGGACGCAATTTTGGAATcgattgtgttttctttttttttactaataaatTGTGTTGATTGCATTAATTGTTGATATACAGCACgtcttatttcaatttgttttaatccaTCAAAGGTGGACACCCTGCTGAGAGCCGGAATATGTTCAGTAAAggtgttatatttgtattgctcAATATAATCCACAGAAACAATAACGCTTTAACTAGCTCTTTCATTTCACactttattacttttataatcatcaaagacttttgtttgaaaaataacttaTACAAGGTTTGCATACTTTTGGTGACCAATTAAAAAGGAATCGGCCATTTTGTGAACAGATCTAAGTAATGAATGAGTATCCAGCGGATGATTTCAAAccgttttgattttgaatgtccaatgtcctatgtcgtgctggcacgacgtTCTTTTtagaatgtccaatgtccaatgtcgtgtcagcacagcatttgattttgattgtccaatgtccaatatcgtgccagcacgactttcgatttgtaatgtccaatgtccaatgtcatgctagcacaacattcgattttgaatgtccaatgtccaatatcgtgccagcacgactttcgattttgaatgtccaatgtccagtgtcgtgccagcacaacattcgattttgaatgtccaatgtccaatgtcgtgctagcacgacattcatttttcatatcccaatgtccaatgtcgtgctagcacgacattcatttttcaaatcccaatgtccaatgtcgtgccagcacgacattcatttttgaatgtccagtgtccaatgtcgtgccagctcgactatcgattttgaatgtccaatgtccaatgtcgtgctagcacaacattcgattttgaatgtccaatgtccaatttcgtgccagcacaacattcgattttgaatgtccaatgtccaaagtcgtgctagcacgacatttatttttttcaaatcccaatgtccaatgtccaatgtcgtgctggcacgacgttcatttttgaatgtccaatgtctaatgtcgtgccagcacgactttcgattttgaatgtccaatgtctaatgtcgtgctggcacaacattcgattttgaatgtccattgtccaatgtcgtgccagcacaacattcgattttgaatgtccaatgtccaatgtcgtgccagcacaacattcgattttgaatgtccaatgtccaatgtcgtatgttaagctaacttcacacagctcaCAAAATGAGAATGTCTTGAGGCCACCttacaattatgtttaatttctcAGCAACGACGCATTCGTTTTTcatgaagaaaaacattttaatttaatgccaCGCTTTTCACtttttaagcaatatatttaaaaatacttttattagaCAGTTTCgataattttataaaagataaataaggtgtattattcatttttttaagtattggctattttttaaataaataaaaacaattaatgaaatTCAAACGACACATTTCAAATACGGTGTACACAGTTTCTGCATGTGTAAAGCaataataataagataaaataattttagcaAGTAAATGTGTTAAACAGCATTTTACTGCATTGCAGATAACCCCGCATGCACATATCTAGCCGAGCATTCCGTTTTGCTTTCTGATTGTAATAACGCAATGGATATTTCAGTGACATGCCGAACAGCAGATGTACGTGATCGCCGCTAGGCCGCAATCATCAGGTACATATGCAGCAGTTTCATCTACTGTCATCAGgttaatgatgaaatatttgtttcgtaTAAATGGCCGCTAAAAAgggaaaaaacatatttttcgtCTTTAATATACGATACTGATATTGACGGTCACTGTTTGGTTGGTGAAATTGCGTTTCCCGTGTAAGGGACGTAATTCATTTTGTAGCAAGGCTGACCTCGATTAAGAGTTACGGAAACTTCTCAACATTGGT
Coding sequences within:
- the LOC128208599 gene encoding histidine-rich protein PFHRP-II-like, translated to MACDNQHQTHKACDNQHQNHSACDTHQQIHKACETHHRTHKASDNHHKTHKACDNHHQIQKACDNNHQPTRPATTSTRLTRPALTTSRSTRPARTTTRLTRPATTIISPQGLRQKTQDSQGLRQPPQDPQGLRQPPPDPQGLREQPSAHKACDNQHKTHKACVNHHKTYNGCDNHHKTHNACNNHHRTHKACDNHHQTYKACDNHHRTHKACDNHHQTHKACDNHHRTHKACDNHNQTHKACDNHHPTHKACDKHHQTHKATDNYHHTHKACDNHHLTLRACDKHQQTHKACDIHRQIHKNCDIHQQTHKACDKQHQTHKACDKRHQTHKACDNQHQTHKSCDNQHKTHKACDKQHQTHKACDNHHQTHKACDIHRQTHKNCDIHQQTHKASLLY